Proteins encoded together in one Impatiens glandulifera chromosome 1, dImpGla2.1, whole genome shotgun sequence window:
- the LOC124926571 gene encoding anthocyanidin 3-O-glucosyltransferase 2-like, whose amino-acid sequence MAKLLVDRDTRLTANVIVFNLPDVPPIDITSIKQSISTNRIHLIEIPKDEGDSKTPATSLTKLIRAQIPFVKDAIATHITGRSGSGRIFAFLFDMFCATMIDVAEQDYDVPGYMFFPSNASLLGLFNHLLTLSDNGQDITDFDGSDAELAVPAYPIPFPAKVLPWMALDKNDESVAWLDVVRNLRRAKGIVVNTFYDVEPEAIEAILNDEGSPPIYPVGPILNLSKSVGDKRDDIVQWLDQQPPSSVIFLCFGSMGSFEDAQVKQMAIAIERSGHRFLWSVRRPPTSKGGRLTSEYDGLELEEVMPEGFFTRTAEIGKVIGWAPQVDVLGHKAVGGFVTHCGWNSTMESLWFGVPTASWPLYAEQQANAFQMIKVLDLAVEIKMDYRNNFSRNGEEVVVVEAAIIENALSRLMDENSGENQDRRMRVKEMSEKSRKAVQEGGSSYLSLGRFIDDITNIPNLL is encoded by the coding sequence ATGGCAAAGCTGTTAGTCGACAGAGATACTCGACTTACTGCAAATGTCATCGTCTTCAACTTGCCCGATGTCCCTCCCATCGATATCACTTCCATCAAACAATCCATCTCCACCAATCGAATACACCTCATCGAAATCCCCAAGGACGAAGGCGATTCAAAAACCCCCGCCACATCCTTAACCAAATTAATCCGAGCCCAGATACCCTTCGTCAAAGATGCCATCGCAACGCACATTACAGGACGCTCTGGATCAGGCCGAATATTCGCCTTTCTTTTTGACATGTTCTGTGCTACCATGATAGATGTCGCCGAACAGGATTACGACGTTCCTGGCTATATGTTCTTTCCATCTAATGCATCTCTACTTGGACTCTTTAACCATCTACTCACATTAAGCGATAATGGACAGGACATCACCGATTTCGATGGGTCCGACGCCGAATTGGCTGTGCCGGCCTACCCGATTCCATTTCCGGCTAAGGTGCTTCCATGGATGGCGTTGGATAAGAATGATGAGTCAGTTGCGTGGTTAGATGTCGTTAGGAATTTGAGAAGGGCAAAGGGGATAGTAGTGAACACGTTCTACGATGTGGAGCCGGAAGCAATTGAAGCTATATTGAATGATGAAGGATCCCCACCAATTTACCCAGTTGGTCCGATTCTCAATCTAAGCAAGAGTGTTGGAGATAAACGCGATGATATTGTGCAGTGGTTAGACCAGCAGCCTCCGTCGTCTGTAATATTCCTCTGTTTCGGGAGCATGGGAAGCTTCGAAGATGCCCAGGTGAAACAGATGGCCATAGCCATAGAACGCAGCGGCCATCGATTCCTTTGGTCAGTTAGGCGTCCGCCAACGTCGAAAGGAGGAAGGTTAACCAGTGAATACGATGGCTTGGAGTTGGAAGAGGTTATGCCGGAAGGATTCTTTACCCGGACGGCGGAGATCGGGAAGGTGATCGGTTGGGCTCCTCAGGTGGACGTGCTGGGGCATAAGGCGGTGGGGGGTTTTGTGACGCATTGTGGGTGGAATTCAACAATGGAAAGTTTGTGGTTTGGAGTGCCGACGGCGTCATGGCCATTGTATGCGGAGCAGCAAGCGAATGCGTTTCAGATGATTAAAGTGTTGGACTTGGCGGTGGAGATTAAGATGGATTATAGGAATAATTTTAGTAGGAATGGAGAGGAGGTCGTTGTGGTGGAGGCTGCGATTATTGAAAATGCGTTAAGTCGGTTGATGGATGAAAATAGCGGGGAGAATCAAGATAGGCGGATGAGGGTTAAGGAGATGAGTGAGAAGAGCAGGAAGGCGGTCCAGGAGGGCGGTTCATCCTATTTGTCTTTGGGACGGTTTATTGATGATATTACCAACATTCCCAATCTACTTTAA